The following proteins come from a genomic window of Panicum hallii strain FIL2 chromosome 8, PHallii_v3.1, whole genome shotgun sequence:
- the LOC112902016 gene encoding scopoletin glucosyltransferase-like, translating to MASAAKQSKKLRILLMPFLATSHILPLTDLAFHLATVRPDDVEAIVAVTAANAPIVQSALARREPSHASVEVATYAFPEVDGLPPGVENMSTVKAADSWRLEVASTDEALMRPAQESLIRESSPDAIISDLHFFRWNSGIAAELGIPCVLFNVVGIFTTLATWRLALSGNVKDTPGSSVTVPEFSGPEISLPVTELSEFLRNPPVFDQDAGAQFAMQLKRCGFISNTFIDLEHDYCESFADSGYVKRTYCVGPLSLPLAPPARAGTGRSACLDWLDTKPTHSVVYLCFGSLTNLLDAQLNELALGLEASGVPFLWVVRVKTWEPPVGWKDRVGNRGMVIMGWAPQTDILQHPSVGAFVTHCGWSSVLETIAIGVPVLTWPMVYEQFINERFLTQVLKFGERLWPEGAGLRSTRYVEHDVIPAKAIAQSVAKFMEHGGAAEAARRRVMELSPKAHAAMAEGGTSNRDLHQLIDDFIGARASVVGTTTS from the coding sequence ATGGCTTCAGCTGCTAAGCAGAGCAAGAAGCTGCGCATCCTTCTGATGCCCTTCTTGGCCACCAGCCACATCCTCCCCTTGACTGACCTCGCCTTCCACCTCGCCACGGTTAGGCCGGACGATGTCGAGGCCATTGTCGCTGTAACTGCGGCAAACGCCCCCATCGTGCAGTCAGCCCTTGCGAGGCGTGAGCCGAGCCATGCCAGCGTCGAGGTCGCGACCTACGCCTTCCCGGAGGTTGACGGCCTCCCACCAGGGGTCGAGAACATGTCCACCGTCAAGGCTGCAGACTCGTGGCGGCTCGAGGTAGCATCCACCGATGAGGCGCTAATGAGGCCGGCTCAGGAGAGTCTCATCAGGGAGAGCTCGCCTGACGCTATCATCAGCGACCTGCACTTCTTCCGGTGGAACTCTGGTATTGCCGCCGAACTTGGGATCCCCTGTGTTCTTTTTAATGTCGTGGGTATTTTCACGACGCTAGCTACGTGGCGCCTTGCCTTAAGTGGCAATGTTAAGGACACCCCTGGTAGTTCGGTGACCGTTCCCGAGTTCTCCGGTCCAGAAATAAGTCTGCCAGTTACTGAGCTGTCAGAGTTTTTGAGGAACCCACCGGTATTTGACCAGGACGCAGGTGCTCAGTTCGCGATGCAGCTTAAGAGGTGTGGCTTTATTTCCAACACGTTCATTGATCTCGAGCATGATTACTGCGAGAGCTTCGCGGACAGCGGCTATGTGAAGCGAACCTACTGTGTTGGGCCTCTTTCACTGCCCCTAGCACCACCAGCAAGAGCTGGTACTGGCAGATCAGCTTGCTTGGATTGGCTGGACACAAAGCCTACTCACTCCGTTGTATACTTGTGCTTCGGCAGCCTGACAAACCTTTTGGATGCTCAACTTAATGAGCTAGCCCTCGGGCTAGAAGCATCTGGTGTGCCATTCTTGTGGGTTGTTAGGGTTAAAACATGGGAGCCACCGGTAGGGTGGAAAGATCGTGTTGGGAACAGAGGCATGGTTATCATGGGTTGGGCCCCACAAACCGATATACTCCAGCACCCATCAGTGGGGGCATTCGTGACGCATTGCGGGTGGAGCTCCGTCCTAGAGACAATTGCGATTGGCGTGCCAGTTTTGACATGGCCAATGGTGTACGAGCAGTTCATCAATGAGAGGTTTCTGACTCAAGTGCTAAAATTCGGGGAGCGCCTATGGCCGGAGGGCGCTGGGCTGCGGAGCACGAGGTATGTAGAGCATGATGTGATCCCTGCTAAGGCAATTGCGCAATCTGTCGCAAAGTTCATGGAACATGGAGGTGCTGCGGAAGCTGCGAGGAGAAGGGTAATGGAACTTTCTCCAAAGGCTCATGCGGCTATGGCAGAAGGCGGAACCTCTAACCGTGATCTGCATCAGCTTATTGATGATTTTATTGGAGCAAGAGCGTCTGTTGTTGGGACTACGACGTCATGA